From the Actinopolymorpha singaporensis genome, the window AGTCCCGGCTGAGCGCCGCGGCCATGTGCATGCTGACGACCGCGAGCAACGCCCGGATCCGGTTCTGCGGCGGACCCCCGTCGTAGAGCACCCCGTGCAGCGCGCCCATGCGTTCCTGGAACCGCTCACCCAGCCCCGACTTGTGCATCCCGGCGGGGTTCTGCTGGAAGAACCTCATCGACGGGAACCGGACGCGGACGATGTCGGAGTAGCGGCGCAGCACCTCGTGCCGGGTCCGGGTGGTCCGGGGCTGTTCCTCCGCCCAGGCGACCAGATCGTCGATGTCGGCAAGGAAGTCCTCCACCGTCGCGACGACGATCTCCTCCTTGGAACGGAAGTGGTAGTACAGCGCCGCCTTCGTCACGCCAAGCCGGTCGGCGATCTCCCGCAGCGAGGTGGAGTCGTACCCCTGCTCGGCGAACAGTTCCAGCGCCACCTCCTGGATCCGCCCCCGGGTGTCCGAACGGCCACCCGCGCTGACGTTTTCCGACCGGCCCGTGCGGGGCTCTGCCCGGCTCTCCGAACCGCCCCCAGCGCGGCCGCTCCCGGTGGACCGGGCGCGCCTGGGCTGATCGGACGGCTCGTTCGGGCGTTGCGGCATGTGTCCTCCGTGACCGGGGCGGGGAAGCCTGACTTGACGAGGTATTTACTTGACGGCCGGTTAGCTGGCAACTTACCGTACGGCAAGTAAGCCTACTGGCCGGCCGGTAAGTAGGCCACCGCACATGGCAGCCGCAGTGCCCCGGCAGCCTGGCGACGCAGCCGGCCAGACTCACCCAGCGGAGATCCAGTGACCACCACCGTGACCCCACCGGCTCGACGGGAAGTCCTCGTCGTCCTGCCGGGCCTGCTTCTCGCGATGCTGCTCGCCATGCTCGACCAGATGATCGTCGGCACCGC encodes:
- a CDS encoding TetR/AcrR family transcriptional regulator; translated protein: MALELFAEQGYDSTSLREIADRLGVTKAALYYHFRSKEEIVVATVEDFLADIDDLVAWAEEQPRTTRTRHEVLRRYSDIVRVRFPSMRFFQQNPAGMHKSGLGERFQERMGALHGVLYDGGPPQNRIRALLAVVSMHMAAALSRDSGMPLGAGLGLSVEEANQAALDVAFGLVDAENAENAENAENAGEGQAGRRRGMAT